CGTAGTTTTTACCCTTCTCCAAAAAGTAGTTGATCAGCGGCTGAAAATCCGTACCACCACGCCCGGTCACCGCTATGGTCTTCCGGGCTTTCTTCATCAGAACCGGTTCCCCCTTTAGGGCGGTATCAAATTGCAGCAGTTCCAGGGCATTAACACCGTAGCGGAAAAACCGGTTTACTGCGGAATAGAACAGATCGATTTCCCCAGAAGAAATTGAACCGCTCACGTCGATGCCTATCAAAAGCCGGGTGGTAAATTGGTTTTTTCTGCCCAGGTACAAAGAGCTGTAACGGCGGCTCTGCTTGGTCCGGGTAAGAATTTTTTCGCTGGATAAAACCATGGCCCGGAACCCCAGCAGCGCCTTCCGGTAATCCAGGACCGGGCGCAGGCCGGCGATTAATGTTTCTATCATTTCGCCGCTTAGATTTCCCCAGGACTTACTCTGTACCGCCTGTGTTACAAGGCCCTTCATCTTCTGGTCCATGTAATCATCATCGTCCCAGAGCTCGGTCTCCTCATCTCCCCCCTCGTTCCTGGCATCATCCCCGATTTTTTTTAATTCACGGTAGTAGAATTCAAAATTTTGTTTTCCGTAGTCCGGATTTTCCCAAAAATCCGCCGCCCGGTGGGGCAGATCCTTAAAGGCATAGTACTCGTTCAAGGTAATATTGCTTGCCAGGTAGGATAATACCGGGTCGTTCCGTTTCGGCCGGCGGTAGGGGTGCCGCAGCAGGATACGGAAGGTTTCGATTTTCAGCTTTTCCTCCAGATCCCCGGTAGAAAGGCCTTCCATATAGGCGGGGTTGTATTCAATGCGCCCCTTGCCGGATCGCAGGGTTCCTATTTTATCGTTAGCCTCAAGGCGGTGGGACAATAAGGTCATAAGCAGCAGGGGTTCACGCATATACCATCTGCCGCTTATTTCCCTAATCCGTTCCTGAACAATGCTCACAGTT
This genomic interval from Treponema primitia ZAS-1 contains the following:
- a CDS encoding VWA-like domain-containing protein, with amino-acid sequence MSIVQERIREISGRWYMREPLLLMTLLSHRLEANDKIGTLRSGKGRIEYNPAYMEGLSTGDLEEKLKIETFRILLRHPYRRPKRNDPVLSYLASNITLNEYYAFKDLPHRAADFWENPDYGKQNFEFYYRELKKIGDDARNEGGDEETELWDDDDYMDQKMKGLVTQAVQSKSWGNLSGEMIETLIAGLRPVLDYRKALLGFRAMVLSSEKILTRTKQSRRYSSLYLGRKNQFTTRLLIGIDVSGSISSGEIDLFYSAVNRFFRYGVNALELLQFDTALKGEPVLMKKARKTIAVTGRGGTDFQPLINYFLEKGKNYDGLIVFTDGFAAIPKVSRVLARKILWICNSKANYDRHHGWMSMQGRCCWIE